A single genomic interval of Zingiber officinale cultivar Zhangliang chromosome 4A, Zo_v1.1, whole genome shotgun sequence harbors:
- the LOC121970455 gene encoding uncharacterized protein LOC121970455 translates to MDESTSQGLPTMSDVFADSSGSSTSTLTVRIAGPCSSESGEKSVPISPSISLSPHLNSPSPPSSAFVSALQSPYISPRALEPPNANNNYSTASATATIPSSTSYSASHSGDIPSTSYTPPSERSDFVADQIDQKPKFSDAMLPRISFSFPVPRTSLTKGSVSPPSDLKLHGCDVYIGYYGHSHMLVRFCKWLKTELELQGVASFVADRAKYSDSQSHEIADRIICSAAFGVIVVTPLSFLNPLSVEEISFFAQKMNLISVLFDTELSEIVSLLDERLEDKESREALEGFTKCNEFKIETNGSNWRSCISKVVGVLKSRLGRRSIAEVETECFEELPFPRNVHFVGRAKEVTEIEAAFFGCTEGNEMECPKPSLTRGSSSDGFADEEIDTVRTSKKYISLEMRKCKEPTLEAWIEPVIELPSKGRSLQKQRSKHKKSRCSSANKGHGNASSVFCINGSSGIGKTELALEFAYRYAQRYRMVLWIGGETRYLRQNILNLSMKLGLDLSAEGEKERGRIRSFDEQEFDAFLRVKRELFRDIPYLLVVDNLETEKEWWEGKDLHDLIPRNTGATHVIITTRLPKVTSFEPMQLPPFSLADSLLLLKGRRKKDYTSEEVEVLKKLDERLERLSFGLSVVGSLLSELPISPLELLEEIDRISVNDGNFSSWGNEDCFWRCKIFLMKTLVFCFAVVDQATGRSLASRMALSGAWFASAPVSSNLLAAASNNLPTKGSFCQWGKGLTDVFLCASKCCLAASQARKSEVDSAMLLVNLGLAKRSTRQPGCWIQLHPITQVFAKRKGGLPPAKAAVHGAMRAGNAAMNLDHLWASAFLVFGFKQEPPVVQLSALDMVFFIKTTALPLAIRSFMTFSRCNSALELLKVCTNALEEAEKSFVSQIQDWRQGRLCWKKKLQSNQKKVDEYVWQDVTLLKATMLETRAKLLLRGGHFDEGEELCRTCVSIRTVMLGHNHGQTLAAQETLAKLVRFRRKM, encoded by the coding sequence ATGGATGAATCAACCTCTCAAGGCCTACCTACTATGAGCGATGTCTTCGCAGATTCCTCTGGGTCAAGCACATCGACGCTGACTGTTAGGATAGCAGGGCCTTGTTCGTCTGAGAGCGGAGAGAAATCTGTTCCAATATCTCCGTCCATCTCTCTCTCTCCACACCTGAACTCACCTTCTCCGCCTTCATCTGCGTTTGTTTCGGCTCTGCAATCGCCGTATATTTCTCCGAGAGCGTTGGAGCCTCCGAATGCGAATAACAACTACTCCACGGCGTCCGCCACAGCTACGATCCCTTCGAGCACATCGTACTCCGCTTCGCATTCTGGTGACATCCCAAGCACCTCCTACACTCCTCCTTCAGAAAGGTCGGATTTTGTTGCAGATCAAATCGACCAGAAGCCCAAGTTTTCTGATGCCATGTTGCCTCGCATATCATTCTCCTTCCCGGTTCCTCGCACCTCGCTCACAAAAGGCTCGGTGTCTCCTCCTTCCGACCTGAAACTCCATGGCTGTGATGTCTACATCGGGTACTATGGCCACAGCCACATGCTCGTTCGCTTCTGCAAGTGGCTAAAGACTGAGCTTGAGCTCCAGGGAGTAGCTTCATTTGTTGCTGACCGGGCCAAGTATTCGGACTCCCAGAGCCATGAAATCGCAGACCGGATCATATGCTCTGCAGCCTTTGGCGTCATCGTGGTGACTCCATTAAGCTTTCTCAATCCTCTCAGCGTTGAGGAGATCAGTTTTTTTGCTCAAAAGATGAATCTAATTTCAGTTCTGTTCGACACCGAGTTATCTGAGATTGTTAGCCTTTTGGATGAGAGATTGGAGGATAAGGAAAGCAGAGAAGCATTGGAAGGTTTTACCAAGTGCAATGAGTTTAAGATCGAAACAAACGGTAGCAATTGGAGAAGCTGCATATCCAAGGTCGTCGGCGTTTTAAAATCAAGACTTGGAAGGAGGAGTATCGCAGAGGTTGAAACTGAATGTTTCGAAGAATTACCCTTCCCTCGGAACGTTCATTTTGTGGGTAGAGCGAAGGAGGTGACAGAGATTGAGGCTGCTTTCTTTGGATGCACTGAAGGTAATGAAATGGAGTGTCCAAAGCCTTCCTTAACTAGGGGTAGCTCGAGTGATGGATTTGCTGACGAGGAGATCGATACAGTAAGAACAAGTAAAAAGTACATTAGTTTGGAGATGAGGAAGTGCAAAGAGCCTACTTTAGAGGCTTGGATTGAACCAGTGATTGAGCTACCGAGCAAAGGAAGAAGCCTTCAGAAGCAGCGATCGAAGCACAAGAAATCACGATGTAGTAGTGCAAACAAAGGTCATGGCAACGCAAGTAGCGTGTTCTGTATTAATGGGAGTTCCGGCATTGGTAAGACAGAGCTTGCCTTGGAATTCGCTTACAGGTATGCTCAGAGGTACAGGATGGTGCTGTGGATCGGTGGTGAAACAAGGTACTTGAGGCAAAACATCTTGAACCTGTCCATGAAATTGGGATTGGATCTCAGTgcagagggagagaaggaaagagGGAGGATAAGGAGCTTCGATGAACAAGAGTTCGATGCATTCCTGCGGGTAAAGAGGGAGCTCTTCAGAGACATCCCTTACTTGCTGGTCGTCGACAACCTTGAGACGGAAAAAGAATGGTGGGAAGGCAAAGATTTGCATGATCTCATTCCAAGGAACACTGGAGCTACCCATGTCATCATCACCACTAGGCTACCGAAGGTCACGAGCTTTGAGCCAATGCAACTTCCACCATTCTCGCTCGCGGATTCCCTACTCCTCCTCAAAGGAAGGAGGAAAAAGGACTACACGAGTGAGGAAGTTGAAGTGTTGAAAAAACTTGACGAGAGGTTAGAAAGATTGAGCTTTGGGTTGTCTGTCGTTGGTTCGCTTCTTTCTGAGCTTCCCATTTCACCATTGGAGCTCCTTGAAGAAATTGATCGGATATCAGTTAACGATGGCAATTTTTCGTCATGGGGAAACGAGGATTGCTTCTGGAGGTGCAAAATCTTCTTGATGAAAACCCTGGTGTTTTGCTTCGCAGTGGTGGATCAAGCTACAGGAAGAAGCCTGGCGTCAAGAATGGCCCTAAGTGGTGCGTGGTTTGCTTCCGCTCCAGTTTCTTCAAATCTCTTAGCAGCTGCCTCCAACAACTTACCTACGAAGGGAAGCTTTTGCCAATGGGGAAAAGGTCTCACCGATGTGTTCCTCTGTGCCTCCAAATGCTGTTTAGCAGCGAGTCAAGCAAGAAAGAGCGAAGTAGACTCCGCTATGCTACTGGTGAATCTCGGCCTGGCAAAGAGAAGCACGAGGCAGCCAGGTTGCTGGATCCAACTCCATCCAATCACGCAAGTGTTTGCCAAAAGGAAGGGCGGGCTGCCGCCGGCGAAGGCCGCAGTCCATGGAGCCATGAGGGCTGGCAATGCGGCAATGAACTTGGATCACCTGTGGGCTTCGGCGTTCCTTGTCTTCGGCTTCAAACAAGAGCCGCCTGTTGTGCAGCTCAGCGCACTGGACATGGTCTTCTTTATCAAAACGACCGCCCTTCCTTTAGCAATCCGATCCTTCATGACATTCTCAAGGTGCAATTCAGCTCTGGAGCTGCTGAAGGTGTGCACCAATGCACTCGAGGAAGCGGAGAAATCGTTCGTCTCTCAAATACAGGATTGGCGCCAAGGCAGATTGTGCTGGAAGAAGAAGCTCCAGTCCAACCAGAAGAAGGTGGACGAGTATGTCTGGCAGGATGTGACACTGCTGAAAGCCACCATGCTCGAGACCAGAGCCAAGTTGCTGCTGAGAGGAGGCCATTTCGATGAAGGGGAGGAACTCTGCAGGACCTGCGTCAGTATAAGGACCGTGATGCTAGGCCACAACCATGGTCAGACCTTGGCGGCTCAGGAAACACTGGCCAAGCTAGTCAGGTTTCGACGAAAGATGTGA
- the LOC121970456 gene encoding serine/threonine-protein kinase Nek6-like codes for MEAGAGGGGGGGGGGEESYEVVEQIGRGSFGAAFLVVHKAERKRYVMKRIRLTKQTEKFHRTAYQEMALIASLSNPYIVEYRDGWVEKGNSVCIVTGYCEGGDMAAKIKRARGGFFSEDRVCKWLTQLLLAVDYLHSNRVLHRDLKCSNIFLTKDDNVRLGDFGLAKLLNSEDLTSSVVGTPNYMCPEILADIPYGYKSDIWSLGCCMFEIAAHRPAYKAADMQGLINKINKSSIAPMPPIYSSSLKRLIKCMLRKSPEHRPIASELLRDPYLQKYLAASFNPSPLYLPIQSNSNIPQEKQGRRQRHQELHNGEVERLNIQVSEGAPGKNNFCPSSGSGNDHDSIGCLNRDDEIKRIDPGSSRTTLHTDIGQEISLEEPKDMTVDDETAGASNHEKDIKNADEANNGYAGEEASAISTVAPPHGGNSTRGEWESLSIIQQRANALESLLELCAQLLQQERLDELAGILRPFGEEAVSSRETAIWLTKSLLSGHKYGSESKTN; via the exons ATGGAAGCGGGcgctggcggcggcggcggcggcggcggaggaggagaggagagctACGAGGTGGTGGAGCAAATCGGGCGAGGGTCCTTCGGCGCCGCCTTCCTCGTCGTCCACAAAGCCGAGCGGAAGAG GTACGTGATGAAGAGGATACGCCTGACGAAGCAAACGGAGAAATTCCATCGCACCGCTTACCAGGAG ATGGCTCTGATCGCGAGCTTGAGCAATCCCTACATCGTGGAGTACAGGGATGGATGGGTGGAGAAG GGGAACTCTGTATGCATTGTGACAGGATACTGTGAAGGAGGAGACAT GGCTGCAAAAATAAAGAGGGCCAGAGGAGGGTTCTTCTCAGAGGAT AGGGTGTGCAAATGGCTGACACAGTTGCTCTTGGCTGTGGATTACCTCCATTCAAACCGTGTTCTGCATCGAGATCTCAAG TGTTCCAATATCTTTCTTACCAAGGATGATAATGTTCGACTCG GTGATTTTGGACTCGCAAAATTACTTAACTCAGAAGACCTTACTTCATCG GTTGTAGGCACTCCAAACTACATGTGCCCGGAAATTTTAGCAGACATACCATATGGCTACAAATCAGATATATGGTCCCTTG GTTGTTGCATGTTCGAGATAGCGGCTCATCGACCAGCCTACAAAGCTGCA GATATGCAAGGATTGATCAACAAAATCAACAAATCATCCATAGCTCCAATGCCCCCCATTTACTCCTCTTCACT GAAGAGATTGATCAAGTGTATGCTGAGGAAAAGCCCTGAACATAGACCTATA GCTTCAGAACTGTTAAGGGACCCCTACCTACAGAAGTATCTTGCAGCATCCTTCAATCCTTCACCTCTCTACCTTCCAATACAATCAAACAGCAACATTCCACAAGAGAAACAGGGAAGGAGGCAAAGACACCAAGAGTTGCACAATGGCGAAGTTGAAAGATTGAATATCCAGGTATCAGAAGGTGCACCTGGAAAGAACAATTTTTGCCCATCGAGCGGGTCTGGTAATGATCATGACTCGATTGGTTGCTTGAATCGTGATGATGAGATCAAGAGGATTGATCCAGGGAGCTCTAGAACTACACTCCACACTGATATTGGGCAAGAGATATCTCTCGAGGAACCAAAGGATATGACAGTGGATGATGAAACAGCAGGAGCAAGTAACCACGAGAAAGATATTAAGAATGCAGATGAGGCAAACAATGGTTATGCAGGAGAAGAAGCATCAGCCATCAGCACTGTGGCTCCACCTCACGGAGGCAACAGCACAAGAGGTGAATGGGAGAGCTTGAGCATAATCCAACAGAGGGCTAATGCCCTAGAGTCTCTGCTGGAGCTGTGTGCACAGCTGCTGCAGCAAGAGAGGCTCGATGAATTGGCAGGCATTCTGAGGCCATTTGGGGAGGAGGCAGTGTCATCCAGGGAGACAGCAATCTGGTTGACAAAGAGCCTCTTGTCTGGTCACAAGTATGGATCAGAATCCAAAACCAACTAG